One Mycoavidus sp. HKI genomic region harbors:
- a CDS encoding site-2 protease family protein encodes MDHLIQTVAVYALPVLFSITLHEAAHGYVARLFGDNTAYILGRVSLNPLKHIDPLGTIAMPLFLYFATSGAFLFGYAKPVPVAFGNLRNPRWHSLWVSLAGPGCNFAQAFIWALAGIILAAMGVDEPFFLRMAMAGVLVNLVICVFNLLPLPPLDGGRILVSLLPPRPALKLARLEPYGFFIVLALVMTGVLGKVWLRPLIGLGYDIIALLLTPFVALMR; translated from the coding sequence ATGGACCATTTAATACAAACCGTTGCGGTATACGCCTTACCTGTTTTATTCTCAATCACTCTGCATGAAGCTGCACATGGCTATGTAGCGCGATTGTTTGGCGATAACACGGCCTATATATTAGGGCGAGTGAGCCTTAATCCACTTAAGCATATCGACCCGCTTGGGACGATTGCGATGCCGCTGTTTCTTTATTTTGCAACCAGTGGCGCTTTTTTGTTTGGTTATGCAAAACCGGTGCCGGTGGCCTTCGGTAATTTACGCAATCCGCGCTGGCATAGCCTTTGGGTCTCGCTGGCGGGACCTGGCTGCAATTTTGCGCAAGCTTTTATCTGGGCGCTGGCGGGTATTATTTTGGCGGCGATGGGCGTTGATGAGCCTTTCTTTTTACGCATGGCGATGGCCGGGGTCCTGGTGAATCTAGTGATCTGCGTGTTTAATCTATTGCCACTGCCACCGTTAGACGGCGGGCGTATACTGGTTTCGTTGCTGCCGCCTCGCCCCGCCCTGAAGTTAGCTCGGCTTGAACCTTATGGTTTTTTTATCGTGCTGGCGCTGGTTATGACGGGTGTGCTAGGCAAAGTGTGGCTGCGCCCGTTGATTGGGCTGGGCTACGATATCATCGCCTTATTGTTAACCCCTTTTGTTGCTCTTATGCGCTGA
- the dapA gene encoding 4-hydroxy-tetrahydrodipicolinate synthase has translation MTYSVKETPIFSLRGSIVALVTPMFEDGSLDLPALRSLIDWHVEQGTNGIVIVGTSGESPTVSIDEHQLLIKTAVAHAAARIPVIAGAGGNSTTEAIALTEYAKQVGADATLQVVPYYNKPTQAGICQHFTKIAEQVDLPLILYNVPGRTVADMSNQTILQLAQVPGIVGVKDATGKLERGIELIQSAPAHFSIYSGDDPTAVALMLMGGHGNISVTANLAPRAMSDLCQAAMAGEVVRARAIHMQLLALHRDLFIESNPIPVKWALAQLGKIKSGIRLPLTPLDESHHAAVRTALHEAGLA, from the coding sequence ATGACTTATTCTGTGAAAGAAACGCCTATTTTTTCTCTGCGCGGCAGTATTGTTGCGCTGGTCACGCCGATGTTCGAAGACGGCAGCCTTGATTTACCCGCCTTGCGCTCATTAATTGACTGGCATGTAGAACAAGGCACAAACGGTATTGTGATTGTCGGCACCAGCGGAGAATCGCCTACCGTTTCAATCGACGAGCATCAGCTATTAATTAAAACCGCAGTGGCCCATGCGGCCGCGCGCATTCCAGTGATTGCAGGCGCTGGCGGCAATTCGACGACTGAGGCGATTGCCCTGACTGAATATGCCAAGCAAGTCGGCGCTGATGCGACTTTGCAAGTCGTGCCTTATTACAATAAGCCAACGCAAGCGGGTATCTGCCAGCATTTTACGAAGATTGCCGAGCAGGTTGATTTGCCGCTGATTTTATATAATGTGCCAGGTCGCACGGTGGCAGATATGAGCAATCAAACGATCTTGCAACTGGCGCAAGTGCCAGGCATTGTTGGGGTTAAAGATGCAACCGGCAAGCTTGAGCGCGGCATTGAATTAATTCAATCAGCGCCTGCGCATTTTTCAATTTACAGTGGTGATGACCCGACGGCGGTGGCATTGATGTTAATGGGCGGCCACGGCAATATCTCGGTGACAGCTAATCTTGCGCCGCGTGCCATGAGCGATTTGTGTCAGGCAGCGATGGCTGGCGAGGTAGTGCGTGCCCGGGCAATCCATATGCAACTTTTAGCGTTGCACCGTGATCTTTTTATTGAATCGAATCCGATTCCAGTAAAATGGGCATTGGCGCAGTTGGGTAAGATTAAAAGCGGTATCCGCTTGCCGCTGACGCCACTGGATGAGTCTCATCATGCGGCTGTGCGTACCGCGTTACACGAAGCAGGTTTGGCGTAA
- the bamC gene encoding outer membrane protein assembly factor BamC codes for MKHIKPYFFAQRVAATLLISSTLTGCSSVNEWFSPDRVDYKSAHAASALSIPRDLAPIQQHNEYFSAPTETTIKALGTVSQRAVATPKPLPGAAAQPVRLHVEDDGYQRWLVVSGYTPTQLWPLLRAFWTQSGFTLTLDRPEMGLMETDWTENRAQISNDWLRRTLGQVADKLYSSGMRDRFRMLVEHNPNGATLISITHRGMEEVLIGRFQESSRWQDRARNPGLEIALLNRLMEQFGLTSAQAEQLSAQARPAPKVKSESK; via the coding sequence ATGAAACATATTAAGCCTTATTTTTTTGCCCAGCGCGTTGCTGCTACCTTGCTGATCAGTTCTACACTGACGGGCTGTAGCTCAGTAAATGAATGGTTCTCCCCAGACCGGGTCGACTATAAAAGCGCACACGCTGCGTCGGCTCTGTCGATACCTCGTGATTTGGCGCCGATACAACAGCATAACGAGTATTTTTCTGCGCCGACAGAGACTACGATTAAAGCGTTAGGGACGGTATCGCAACGTGCGGTAGCGACGCCCAAGCCACTTCCAGGAGCGGCAGCGCAGCCGGTGAGGCTACACGTTGAGGATGATGGTTATCAACGTTGGCTGGTCGTGTCAGGCTATACCCCCACGCAATTATGGCCATTATTGCGAGCATTCTGGACGCAGAGTGGATTCACATTAACCCTAGATCGGCCTGAGATGGGCTTAATGGAAACCGATTGGACTGAAAATCGCGCGCAAATTTCTAATGATTGGCTGCGTCGCACTCTTGGTCAAGTTGCAGATAAATTATATTCATCAGGCATGCGTGACCGCTTCCGGATGTTAGTAGAACACAATCCAAACGGAGCGACTTTGATTTCAATTACGCACCGTGGGATGGAAGAGGTGTTAATTGGACGTTTCCAAGAAAGCTCGCGCTGGCAAGATCGGGCGCGCAATCCGGGGCTTGAAATAGCGTTATTGAACCGGCTGATGGAACAATTTGGGCTGACTTCTGCGCAGGCGGAGCAGCTCAGTGCTCAGGCGCGCCCAGCTCCTAAAGTAAAATCGGAAAGCAAATAA
- a CDS encoding DUF167 family protein, whose amino-acid sequence MKRKKVNTETTKTHRTVQPSVFSWDGDTLVLNILGKPSAKQNAIGKVKGHQLKVSVTAAPCAGKATDHMVRFLAGEFGVPTSAIEVVFGRMSVNKQLRIKAPKQLPAVIGQQELC is encoded by the coding sequence ATGAAACGCAAGAAAGTCAATACAGAAACGACCAAAACCCACCGCACTGTTCAGCCATCCGTTTTTTCCTGGGATGGCGATACACTGGTCCTCAATATTCTCGGTAAGCCAAGCGCAAAACAGAATGCCATTGGCAAGGTCAAAGGACATCAGCTTAAAGTGAGCGTTACGGCAGCGCCCTGTGCCGGCAAGGCAACTGACCATATGGTGCGCTTTCTAGCGGGAGAGTTTGGCGTGCCAACCTCGGCGATCGAGGTTGTGTTTGGCCGGATGAGTGTCAATAAGCAATTGCGTATTAAAGCGCCTAAGCAGCTGCCCGCGGTGATTGGGCAGCAGGAATTGTGTTGA
- a CDS encoding 3',5'-nucleoside bisphosphate phosphatase: MLNADLHCHSNFSDGVLTPAEVARYAYEGGVKLWSLTDHDELGGQHAAHQAATALGMQYVHGVEISVTWSERTVHVVGLNVDPDCVALVDGLAETRRGRVVRAQAMAAGLANVGIADAYEGALRYVSNPDLISRTHFARYLVAAGFAPSLPAVFKRYLTEGHPGFVPHCWAPLTDAVSWIKAAGGVAVIAHPGRYRYTPPEYERLFTTFKELGGMAIEVITGSHTPQQYKEYAQVARHYGFWASRGSDFHAPKESRTALGSLPALPADLTPVWQAWL; the protein is encoded by the coding sequence ATGCTCAACGCTGATCTTCATTGCCATTCAAATTTTTCAGACGGTGTCTTAACGCCGGCAGAGGTTGCTCGTTATGCCTACGAGGGCGGTGTGAAGCTATGGTCGCTGACGGATCACGATGAATTAGGCGGCCAGCACGCAGCGCATCAAGCCGCTACTGCGCTCGGCATGCAATATGTCCATGGCGTTGAAATCTCGGTCACTTGGTCTGAGCGCACCGTGCATGTGGTTGGCTTGAATGTCGATCCAGACTGTGTCGCGCTGGTTGATGGCCTAGCTGAGACCCGCCGAGGGCGAGTGGTGCGCGCGCAGGCAATGGCCGCAGGGCTGGCCAATGTGGGTATCGCGGATGCTTATGAAGGGGCGCTGCGTTATGTCTCTAACCCGGATTTGATTTCACGGACACATTTTGCACGCTATTTAGTTGCAGCGGGTTTTGCGCCATCGCTGCCGGCAGTGTTTAAACGCTATCTAACTGAAGGTCATCCTGGTTTTGTGCCGCATTGCTGGGCGCCGCTGACGGACGCAGTCAGCTGGATTAAAGCGGCCGGCGGCGTGGCCGTGATCGCGCATCCAGGCCGTTATCGATATACGCCGCCTGAATACGAGAGGTTGTTTACCACTTTCAAAGAATTGGGCGGTATGGCGATTGAGGTCATCACCGGTAGCCATACTCCTCAGCAGTATAAGGAATATGCGCAGGTTGCGCGTCACTACGGGTTTTGGGCTTCGCGTGGTTCAGATTTCCATGCGCCCAAAGAAAGCCGGACGGCGCTGGGCAGCCTGCCAGCGTTACCGGCTGATCTAACACCCGTCTGGCAAGCATGGTTGTAA
- the mscL gene encoding large conductance mechanosensitive channel protein MscL — MKLIQDFKTFAIRGNVMDLAIGIIIGGAFSTIVNSAVKDLIMPVASIFTDGLDFSNKFLKLGAIPANFQGNPHSYKDLQTAGVALFGYGSFVTVVINFIILAFVVFLMMKFINKLRDGQAPIAGAPAAAPPENVLLLREIRDVLKQQK; from the coding sequence ATGAAATTGATTCAAGACTTCAAAACATTTGCCATCCGCGGCAACGTGATGGACTTGGCCATTGGGATCATTATTGGTGGCGCCTTCTCGACCATCGTTAACTCAGCCGTGAAGGATTTAATTATGCCTGTGGCGAGTATATTTACAGACGGCTTAGATTTTTCAAATAAATTTCTCAAGCTAGGCGCAATACCCGCCAACTTTCAGGGCAACCCCCACTCTTATAAAGATTTACAGACCGCTGGCGTAGCGCTTTTTGGCTATGGCAGTTTCGTGACGGTGGTGATTAATTTCATTATTTTGGCCTTTGTGGTTTTCTTAATGATGAAATTTATTAACAAATTACGCGATGGCCAGGCGCCTATCGCAGGAGCCCCTGCTGCTGCTCCGCCAGAGAATGTCCTGCTGCTGCGGGAAATCCGCGACGTACTCAAGCAACAAAAATAA
- a CDS encoding tryptophan--tRNA ligase codes for MFPDRIFSGMRPTGALHLGHYHGVLKNWGRLQSEYPCLFCVVDWHALTTHYETPDVIEQHVWEVLIDWLAAGIDPAQATLFIQSRVPEHAELTLLLGMGTPLGWLERVPTYREQIEKLKEKDLATYGFLGYPVLMAADILLYRASLVPVGADQIPHVEMTREIARRFNYLYGREVGFEEKALAAAKKLGGRRTKRYHELRNAYQQEGQSEALEQAHALLQESQSLSMSDRERLFGYLEGACKLILVEPQVQLAKASRMPGLDGQKMSKSYGNTIGLREDKHSIEKKVRTMPTDPARVRRTDSGDPDKCPVWQLHLAYSDETTQNWVQKGCRSAGIGCLECKQPVIDAILHEQQPMLERAQKYIDDPSLLRAIVADGCDKARKIAQETMRDVREAMGLSYS; via the coding sequence TTGTTTCCAGATCGTATTTTTTCCGGTATGCGCCCAACTGGGGCGCTCCATCTTGGGCACTATCATGGTGTCTTAAAAAACTGGGGTCGGCTGCAATCCGAATATCCATGCCTTTTTTGCGTGGTTGACTGGCATGCATTGACCACCCACTATGAAACGCCGGACGTGATCGAGCAGCATGTTTGGGAGGTCTTGATCGATTGGCTGGCGGCTGGCATTGATCCAGCGCAGGCGACGCTGTTTATCCAAAGCCGCGTGCCTGAGCATGCAGAACTGACTCTGCTGCTTGGCATGGGTACGCCGCTAGGGTGGTTAGAGCGGGTGCCCACTTACCGTGAGCAAATTGAAAAACTCAAAGAGAAAGATCTAGCGACTTACGGTTTCCTGGGTTATCCGGTGTTGATGGCGGCTGATATTTTGCTTTATCGCGCATCGCTTGTGCCCGTTGGCGCAGACCAAATCCCTCATGTCGAAATGACGCGCGAGATCGCGCGTCGCTTTAACTATCTCTATGGCCGAGAGGTCGGTTTTGAAGAAAAAGCGTTAGCAGCTGCCAAAAAGCTCGGTGGCCGGCGCACCAAACGCTATCATGAATTACGTAATGCCTACCAGCAAGAAGGACAGAGTGAAGCGTTAGAACAAGCGCACGCGCTCTTGCAGGAATCTCAGAGCTTATCCATGAGCGACCGGGAACGGCTGTTTGGCTATCTTGAGGGAGCGTGTAAGCTCATCTTGGTTGAGCCGCAAGTGCAATTGGCTAAGGCTTCACGCATGCCAGGTCTAGATGGGCAGAAAATGTCAAAATCGTATGGCAATACGATTGGACTACGTGAAGATAAGCACTCGATTGAAAAGAAAGTGCGCACCATGCCAACCGATCCGGCCCGTGTGCGCCGCACTGACTCGGGAGATCCAGACAAATGCCCAGTATGGCAGTTGCATTTGGCCTACTCGGATGAAACGACGCAAAATTGGGTGCAAAAGGGGTGCCGTAGCGCGGGCATTGGCTGTCTTGAATGCAAACAACCCGTGATTGACGCAATTTTGCATGAGCAACAGCCGATGCTTGAGCGGGCCCAAAAATATATCGATGATCCGTCGTTATTGCGCGCGATTGTGGCAGATGGGTGCGATAAAGCACGCAAAATTGCCCAAGAGACAATGCGGGATGTGCGCGAAGCGATGGGCCTGTCTTATTCCTAA